The Girardinichthys multiradiatus isolate DD_20200921_A chromosome 6, DD_fGirMul_XY1, whole genome shotgun sequence genome window below encodes:
- the LOC124870283 gene encoding protein crumbs homolog 1-like, which produces MLRFNMRAWILLLLFAGTFYSEDISGCEQQPCQNGGVCESHSGGFQCLCSQQSRNGRLYGGANCTVPLSGCDENQCETGGICSPLLVNDQQTYTCICPPGYTGPKCQISTTFSFESQGYMYMDTNQLDPETPLNVTFSFRTENPTGTLFQRRVDDLLLTIELIDGHLCLLSLRDQGTSTLVQELPEYLSNNKWHTVEASLDGMVSLIRLLCSERSCTRDYSIEIQLMDQAAHLPEPGALRQSLFVGAIGGKWVSGRAQDGADHPPAFLGCFRDVFVDSHLVLPAEVPKDSNIQVNIIAGCSDKDKCEDNPCQNRGRCVSQGWRRYICKCHRPYEGHNCTEEYIIARFGNKDLESYAMFSIDNDPGDSVVITMFIRTRQSSGLLLILANTTSQYLRLWLVEGRIKVQVNNYENLVGRNTVSNGHFQLLTVKLEGTAATLFQSAQIQNSIAIRRVQVHPGDLVYVGGLPDLRASASFGGYFKGCIQDLRINSKHLQFYPVSTPVESYNLEKLESVAEGCSSDNTCAANPCLNGGECYSMWDDFICSCPSNTAGQRCEEVKWCELSPCPATAICQPLSQGFECLSNVTLRLENSILLYHSNRKIKRSLTRVSLSFRTRESAAILLHAHRDSDHITVSLLNSYLVMKLQAGTDKDSLRVTAQSLAPLSDGEWHFVSISKESTSRWIMAVDGGKEYISVSKAAVGDFNFLRDGTDIFLGGLSQESEMTFSGCLGPVEIGGLYLPFHQDTELNLPRPQEEQFVRGNSNNSLRYGCWGASVCAPNPCQNGGACEDLFDQHQCTCRPEWTGSLCQDQTDTCNSHPCVYGTCTNLPKGFKCECEVGFTGEQCEVEVDMCENSSCSYGATCLKGFQSYTCLCPRNMTGHYCNVKIPETPWYIETHPLPQLPASSCVGTRWNYSCFNGGNCSEAENTCYCLPGFTGQWCEKDIDECASDPCMNGGFCINYVNSFDCVCDMNHSGVYCQMDVSDFYMYLFLGLWQNLFQLVSYLIIRLDDEPEIEWGFHIND; this is translated from the exons ATGTTGAGATTCAACATGCGTGCGTGGATCCTACTGTTGCTTTTTGCAG GAACATTTTACAGTGAGGACATCAGTGGATGTGAACAGCAGCCATGCCAAAATGGTGGAGTATGTGAGAGCCACTCGGGAGGATTCCAATGCCTTTGTTCGCAGCAGAGCCGAAATGGACGCCTGTATGGTGGGGCGAACTGTACAGTTCCTCTTTCAGGCTGTGATGAAAACCAGTGTGAGACTGGAGGAATATGTTCCCCCTTGCTTGTGAATGACCAACAGACTTACACGTGCATCTGTCCTCCGGGTTATACAGGGCCTAAATGCCAGATCTCCACCACCTTCTCATTTGAGTCTCAGGGTTACATGTACATGGACACAAACCAACTGGACCCTGAAACTCCTCTTAATGTAACTTTTAGCTTTAGGACAGAGAATCCAACTGGCACCCTATTTCAGCGTAGAGTGGACGACTTGCTTCTCACCATCGAGCTGATAGATGGACACCTCTGCCTTCTCAGCTTGAGAGATCAAGGTACCAGCACACTGGTTCAAGAACTCCCAGAGTATTTGTCCAACAACAAGTGGCACACAGTTGAAGCATCGCTGGATGGCATGGTCAGTCTCATAAGGCTGCTCTGCAGTGAAAGGAGCTGCACCAGAGACTACAGTATTGAAATCCAGCTGATGGATCAAGCTGCCCATCTGCCTGAGCCAGGAGCTCTTCGTCAAAGCCTCTTTGTTGGAGCCATTGGTGGGAAGTGGGTTTCAGGCAGAGCACAGGACGGTGCAGACCATCCACCTGCCTTTCTGGGCTGCTTTAGGGATGTCTTCGTAGATTCACATCTGGTGCTGCCTGCTGAAGTGCCGAAAGATTCAAACATCCAGGTGAATATCATAGCTGGGTGCAGTGACAAAGACAAATGTGAGGACAACCCGTGTCAGAACAGAGGGCGCTGTGTGAGCCAGGGCTGGAGGAGGTACATCTGTAAATGCCACAGGCCCTATGAAGGACACAACTGTACAGAgg AGTATATCATTGCCAGGTTTGGAAACAAAGATCTTGAGAGCTATGCCATGTTTTCAATAGACAACGACCCAGGTGATTCTGTGGTTATAACCATGTTCATTCGCACCAGACAGTCCAGCGGCCTGCTTCTCATCCTGGCCAACACCACCAGCCAGTACCTACGACTCTGGCTAGTGGAGGGCAGGATCAAAGTTCAAGTCAACAACTATGAGAACCTTGTTGGTCGGAATACTGTCAGCAATGGCCACTTCCAACTGCTCACTGTGAAGCTGGAAGGAACAGCAGCCACTTTGTTCCAGTCAGCTCAGATCCAGAACTCTATTGCCATCAGGCGGGTCCAAGTCCATCCTGGCGATTTGGTTTATGTTGGGGGGCTACCAGATTTAAGGGCCTCAGCCTCATTTGGTGGCTATTTCAAGGGATGCATCCAGGATCTAAGGATTAACAGCAAACACCTGCAGTTCTATCCAGTATCAACTCCTGTGGAGTCATACAACCTGGAGAAGCTTGAATCTGTTGCAGAAGGATGCAGCAGTGACAACACTTGTGCT GCCAACCCCTGTCTCAATGGGGGGGAGTGTTACTCCATGTGGGATGATTTCATCTGCAGCTGCCCCTCCAACACAGCAGGGCAAAGATGTGAGGAGGTGAAATGGTGTGAGCTGTCACCATGCCCTGCAACAGCCATCTGTCAGCCCCTCTCCCAAGGCTTTGAGT GTTTGTCCAACGTGACTTTGCGGCttgaaaacagcattttgttgTACCACAGTAACAGGAAGATAAAGCGAAGCCTCACCAGAGTCTCCCTTAGCTTCCGCACCAGAGAGTCGGCGGCCATTTTGCTTCATGCTCACAGAGACTCTGACCACATAACAGTCTCTCTCCTTAACTCTTATTTGGTTATGAAGCTCCAGGCCGGTACTGATAAAGACTCTCTGAGAGTGACAGCTCAAAGCCTGGCTCCACTCAGTGATGGTGAGTGGCACTTTGTGTCTATCAGCAAGGAGTCAACATCCAGGTGGATCATGGCTGTAGATGGAGGCAAAGAGTATATCAGTGTTTCAAAAGCAGCTGTTGGGGACTTTAACTTTCTCAGGGATGGAACAGACATTTTCCTGGGAGGCCTAAGCCAGGAATCAGAAATGACCTTTTCAGGGTGTTTAGGTCCAGTGGAGATTGGGGGTCTTTATCTACCGTTCCaccaagacacagagctgaaccTCCCCAGACCTCAGGAGGAGCAGTTTGTTAGGGGTAACAGCAATAATTCACTACGGTATGGATGTTGGGGAGCCAGTGTGTGTGCTCCAAACCCATGCCAGAATGGTGGTGCGTGTGAGGACCTGTTCGACCAGCATCAGTGTACATGTCGCCCTGAGTGGACAGGATCCCTGTGCCAAGATCAAACAGACACCTGCAACTCCCACCCTTGTGTGTATGGTACCTGTACAAACTTACCCAAGGGCTTTAAGTGTGAGTGTGAGGTGGGCTTCACTGGTGAACAATGTGAGGTCGAAGTCGATATGTGTGAAAACAGCAGTTGCAGCTATGGTGCCACCTGCCTCAAAGGCTTCCAGAGCTACACCTGTCTGTGCCCCCGGAACATGACAGGCCATTACTGCAA TGTGAAAATCCCTGAAACTCCTTGGTACATTGAGACACATCC ACTTCCTCAGTTGCCTGCCTCTTCCTGTGTGGGTACAAGATGGAACTACAGCTGCTTTAATGGAGGAAACTGCTCTGAAGCAGAAAACACCTGTTACTGCTTGCCTGGCTTCACCGGTCAATG GTGTGAGAAAGATATAGACGAATGTGCTTCAGACCCGTGTATGAACGGAGGCTTCTGCATCAACTACGTGAACAGCTTTGATTGCGTGTGTGACATGAATCACTCAGGCGTGTACTGCCAAATGGATGTCAGTGACTTCTACATGTACCTGTTTTTGGGCCTGTGGCAGAACCTCTTCCAGCTTGTGTCCTACCTCATCATCCGCCTCGATGATGAGCCGGAGATTGAGTGGGGGTTTCACATCAACGATTAG